A stretch of Blastocatellia bacterium DNA encodes these proteins:
- a CDS encoding ABC transporter ATP-binding protein, which produces MSGKEILETNNCTIRFGGLTAVNELNLAIRESEIFGLIGPNGAGKTTIFNLLTGVYAPTSGIIKFLSKRVDGSKPCQIAAMGMSRTFQNIRLFASMTVLENVMTAYHVRTKQNMVDAIFRSSRHQADEKQQRDFSLELLSIFNLAQFADEQATSLPYGNQRRLEIARALATNPKLLLLDEPAAGMNPQESVELMHLIGSIRERFNLTVVLVEHNMKVVMGICERIQVIEYGKSIALGTPQEVKNDPKVIEAYLGGG; this is translated from the coding sequence ATGAGTGGAAAAGAAATCTTAGAAACCAATAATTGTACAATTCGTTTTGGCGGTCTTACAGCAGTTAATGAGCTTAATCTAGCAATTAGAGAAAGTGAAATATTTGGTCTAATCGGCCCAAATGGAGCAGGAAAAACAACTATTTTTAATTTGCTAACAGGTGTTTATGCTCCTACTTCTGGAATAATAAAATTTTTAAGCAAAAGGGTAGATGGTTCAAAACCCTGTCAAATTGCAGCAATGGGAATGTCTCGAACTTTTCAAAATATTCGTCTTTTTGCCAGTATGACAGTGCTAGAAAATGTAATGACTGCCTACCATGTTAGAACTAAGCAAAATATGGTTGATGCAATATTTCGCTCTAGCAGACATCAAGCAGATGAAAAACAACAAAGAGATTTTAGTTTAGAGCTATTAAGTATTTTTAATTTAGCACAATTTGCAGACGAACAAGCTACTAGCCTTCCCTATGGTAATCAACGCCGTTTAGAAATTGCCCGCGCCCTAGCTACTAATCCTAAATTATTGCTACTAGACGAACCAGCAGCAGGAATGAATCCTCAAGAATCTGTTGAATTAATGCACTTAATAGGCTCTATTCGAGAAAGGTTTAACCTTACAGTTGTACTTGTAGAGCATAATATGAAAGTAGTAATGGGGATTTGCGAAAGAATCCAAGTTATAGAATATGGTAAAAGCATTGCGTTAGGAACTCCTCAAGAAGTTAAAAATGATCCCAAAGTTATAGAAGCTTACCTAGGAGGAGGTTAA
- a CDS encoding branched-chain amino acid ABC transporter permease, with the protein MGSDIITDYGLNIICLMGISISLAVSLQLINGYTGQFSLGHAGFMAIGGYVSAFTTKSLLAGSGDERGFISTLIIYVIALSIGAFASAMAGLLVGIPSLRLKGDYLAIVTLGFGEIIRLVIENIETVGGPRGYIGIPKFPNWQWLSTSAFSGTFSSMSWIFLFAILTVIVVHNIVKSSFGRSLIAIRENEIAAEAMGIDTAFYKVSAFTISAALAGFAGGLYAHLYGQLVPTTFNFVRSVEIIIMIVFGGMGSITGAILGAVVLTGLPEWLRLMAGLRADWMPQWMIKTFTYLPELRMIIYSSLLIITMLVRPQGILGQYEFSLSRLLKKNKTTKTNSEEKKA; encoded by the coding sequence ATGGGGTCAGATATCATTACTGATTATGGCTTAAACATTATTTGCTTAATGGGAATTAGTATTTCCCTAGCTGTTAGTTTACAGCTAATCAATGGCTATACAGGTCAGTTTTCTTTAGGCCATGCGGGGTTTATGGCTATTGGTGGTTATGTTTCTGCTTTTACTACTAAAAGTTTATTAGCAGGCTCAGGCGATGAACGAGGCTTTATTAGCACTCTAATAATTTATGTTATTGCTTTAAGCATAGGTGCTTTTGCTAGTGCTATGGCAGGTCTTTTAGTTGGTATTCCTTCGCTACGCCTTAAGGGTGATTACCTAGCAATAGTAACTTTAGGGTTTGGCGAAATTATCCGTTTAGTAATTGAAAATATTGAAACCGTAGGCGGCCCACGAGGTTATATTGGGATTCCAAAATTCCCTAATTGGCAATGGCTATCTACAAGTGCTTTTTCTGGAACATTTTCCAGTATGTCATGGATTTTTCTTTTTGCTATTTTGACCGTTATTGTAGTTCATAATATTGTTAAATCTAGTTTTGGACGTTCTTTAATTGCTATTCGTGAAAATGAAATTGCTGCTGAAGCAATGGGAATTGACACAGCATTTTATAAAGTATCTGCCTTTACTATTAGCGCGGCTTTAGCTGGTTTTGCTGGCGGTCTTTATGCTCATCTTTATGGTCAGCTAGTTCCTACAACATTTAATTTTGTTCGTTCAGTAGAAATAATTATTATGATTGTTTTTGGTGGTATGGGTTCAATTACTGGGGCGATTCTTGGAGCAGTTGTTTTAACAGGTCTTCCTGAATGGTTGCGTCTTATGGCTGGACTACGAGCCGACTGGATGCCGCAGTGGATGATAAAAACATTTACCTATTTACCAGAATTAAGAATGATTATCTATTCATCCTTACTAATTATTACTATGTTAGTACGTCCACAAGGAATATTAGGACAATATGAGTTTTCTTTATCTCGGTTGCTAAAGAAAAATAAAACTACCAAAACTAACTCAGAGGAGAAAAAAGCTTAA
- a CDS encoding branched-chain amino acid ABC transporter permease, translated as MELFLQQLINGIVQGSIYALIALGYTMVYGVLRLINFAHGDVFMVGAFVGFYTAAAFKISEPSLGALFLVMTSAMCAAAILGILIERFAYRPVRKFSRLTSLITAIGVSLLLEYLAQFFFGATPKSFPTVLEIKNINITSNVTISNDSVLIIVVSILLMLVLNIIVFKTKLGKAMRAVSFNLDVAKLMGINTDFVISFTFALGSALAAAAGILYSVHFTKIDPLMGLLTGLKAFVAAVLGGIGNITGAVLGGLLLGIAEIMVSAYISSSYKDVFAFMILILVLIVKPAGLLGSAAQEKV; from the coding sequence ATGGAACTTTTCCTACAACAACTAATAAATGGGATTGTTCAAGGGAGCATCTATGCTCTCATTGCCTTGGGCTATACAATGGTTTATGGTGTGCTACGTCTTATCAACTTTGCTCATGGTGACGTTTTTATGGTTGGAGCATTTGTTGGTTTTTATACAGCCGCCGCTTTTAAGATCTCAGAGCCTAGCCTAGGGGCATTGTTTCTAGTTATGACCTCAGCTATGTGTGCTGCGGCAATACTAGGAATACTAATAGAAAGATTTGCTTATCGTCCGGTAAGAAAATTTTCTAGATTAACTTCTTTAATTACTGCAATTGGTGTTTCTTTACTTTTAGAATATTTAGCTCAATTTTTCTTTGGTGCTACACCAAAAAGCTTTCCTACAGTGTTAGAAATAAAAAATATCAATATCACTAGTAATGTTACTATAAGCAATGACTCTGTTTTAATCATTGTTGTTTCAATATTACTAATGTTAGTACTTAATATTATTGTTTTTAAGACCAAGCTAGGTAAAGCAATGAGAGCAGTATCTTTTAATTTAGATGTAGCTAAGTTAATGGGTATTAATACAGATTTTGTAATTTCTTTTACATTTGCGTTAGGTTCAGCTTTAGCTGCTGCGGCAGGAATACTTTATTCTGTCCATTTTACTAAAATAGATCCATTAATGGGACTCTTAACAGGCTTAAAAGCTTTTGTGGCAGCAGTTTTAGGTGGAATTGGTAATATTACTGGTGCTGTACTTGGAGGCTTATTACTAGGAATTGCAGAAATAATGGTAAGTGCTTATATTTCATCAAGTTACAAAGATGTATTTGCATTTATGATTCTAATCTTAGTTTTAATTGTAAAACCAGCCGGATTGCTTGGCTCGGCGGCACAAGAGAAAGTATAG